A DNA window from Flavisolibacter ginsenosidimutans contains the following coding sequences:
- a CDS encoding metal-dependent hydrolase family protein: protein MKRIFSLLFLLSSLTLFAQTDSFTLLKPDRVFDGEAMHTGWIVLVHNNAIEAAGDMKFKLPANTRIIELKGTTLLPGLIEGHSHLFLHPYNEVTWNDQVLKESRAERTARAVTHAKATLLAGFTTVRDLGTEGAMYDDAGLKHAIEKGIVPGPRMIVATRAIVAKGSYGPNYNNADVDLPQGAEEVSSLEEMEKAVRTQISKGADVVKIYADYRWGINGQPAPTFSTEEIALAVSIAKSSGREVVVHSSTKEGMKRSIAAGVSTIEHGDDGDEEIFRLMKEKGIALCPTLAASDAVSQYGGWKKGTDPEPARITVKKKSFAAALKSGVTICTGGDVGVYSHGDNAREMEIMVDYGMKPLDVLKSATSVNADVFGYGDKIGRIKKGLLADIIAVQDDPSIDIKNIRKILLVMKDGEIIKN from the coding sequence ATGAAACGCATTTTCAGTCTTCTTTTCCTTCTTTCTTCTCTCACTTTGTTCGCACAAACCGACAGTTTCACCCTTCTTAAACCCGACCGTGTTTTTGACGGCGAGGCAATGCACACTGGCTGGATCGTTTTGGTGCATAACAACGCTATTGAAGCCGCAGGCGACATGAAATTTAAACTGCCTGCAAATACACGCATCATTGAGTTAAAAGGCACAACGCTTTTGCCCGGGTTGATCGAAGGACATTCGCACCTTTTTCTTCATCCTTACAACGAAGTAACCTGGAACGACCAGGTACTGAAAGAAAGCCGCGCCGAGCGAACGGCAAGAGCGGTAACACATGCCAAAGCCACGCTGTTGGCGGGTTTCACCACCGTAAGAGACTTGGGAACCGAAGGCGCGATGTACGACGATGCCGGTTTGAAACACGCCATTGAAAAAGGTATTGTTCCAGGTCCGCGAATGATTGTAGCGACGAGGGCCATCGTTGCCAAAGGAAGCTATGGCCCCAATTACAACAACGCGGATGTGGACTTGCCGCAAGGCGCCGAAGAAGTGAGCAGTCTTGAAGAAATGGAGAAAGCGGTGCGCACGCAAATCAGCAAAGGTGCTGACGTGGTAAAAATTTACGCCGACTATCGCTGGGGCATAAACGGACAGCCTGCGCCAACTTTCAGCACCGAGGAAATTGCTCTTGCTGTATCCATTGCCAAAAGCAGCGGACGTGAAGTGGTGGTGCATTCCTCCACAAAAGAGGGCATGAAAAGAAGTATTGCCGCAGGTGTCTCCACCATCGAGCACGGCGACGATGGCGATGAAGAAATTTTTCGATTAATGAAAGAAAAAGGCATAGCGCTTTGTCCAACGCTTGCGGCCAGTGATGCCGTTTCGCAATACGGCGGTTGGAAGAAAGGCACTGACCCCGAACCGGCCCGCATTACCGTCAAGAAAAAAAGTTTTGCAGCCGCATTAAAGAGTGGCGTTACAATTTGCACCGGTGGCGATGTTGGCGTGTATTCGCACGGCGACAATGCCCGTGAAATGGAGATAATGGTTGACTATGGCATGAAACCGCTTGACGTTTTGAAATCCGCGACATCTGTGAACGCCGATGTTTTTGGCTATGGCGATAAGATTGGACGAATCAAAAAAGGTTTGCTTGCCGACATCATTGCCGTACAAGACGATCCTTCCATTGACATAAAGAACATTCGAAAGATTTTGCTTGTGATGAAGGACGGGGAGATAATTAAAAATTAA
- the hisD gene encoding histidinol dehydrogenase — translation MQILINPDRKEWKNVLQRPYADNSAVLKTVQDVLTDVKARGDEAVKELTKKFTGVALDRFLVSAEENNAAENKVTGELKQAIQQARKNIEVFHAKQLNEPEVIETLPGIQCWRKSAGIEKVGLYIPGGTAPLFSTVLMLAVPAQLAGCKEIVLCTPCDKEGKVHPAILYAAQQCGITKVFKIGGAQAIAAMAFGTKSVPAVYKIFGPGNQYVTAAKQLVQMQGIAIDMPAGPSEVCVLADETAEAKFVAADLLSQAEHGVDSQVLLVSTGLSIVNKVQQEVEKQLSNLSRKEIAVKALTNSKAIVVNNIDEAIDLVNEYAAEHLIISCKDADAIAERITNAGSVFIGNYSPESVGDYASGTNHTLPTNGFAKAYSGVSVDSFVKKITYQKLSEEGLKNIASTVVQMAEAEGLDAHANAVKVRMAE, via the coding sequence ATGCAAATACTTATTAACCCTGATAGGAAAGAGTGGAAAAATGTTTTACAGCGTCCGTATGCTGATAACAGCGCCGTGCTAAAAACGGTGCAGGATGTTTTGACTGATGTGAAAGCAAGGGGTGATGAAGCGGTGAAAGAACTTACAAAAAAATTTACCGGCGTTGCGCTGGATCGCTTTCTTGTTTCAGCCGAAGAAAATAACGCGGCGGAAAATAAGGTAACAGGAGAATTAAAACAAGCAATTCAGCAAGCCAGGAAAAATATCGAAGTCTTTCATGCAAAGCAACTTAATGAACCGGAGGTAATTGAAACGTTGCCGGGGATTCAGTGCTGGCGCAAAAGTGCGGGCATTGAAAAAGTGGGCTTGTACATTCCCGGCGGAACCGCCCCGCTTTTTTCAACGGTGTTGATGTTGGCGGTTCCGGCGCAGCTTGCGGGCTGCAAAGAAATTGTTTTGTGTACGCCTTGCGATAAAGAAGGAAAAGTTCACCCGGCCATTTTGTATGCAGCACAACAATGCGGCATAACGAAGGTGTTTAAAATTGGCGGCGCACAGGCCATTGCAGCCATGGCTTTCGGTACGAAAAGCGTTCCAGCGGTTTATAAAATTTTTGGCCCCGGCAACCAATATGTGACGGCAGCAAAACAACTTGTGCAGATGCAAGGCATTGCGATTGATATGCCCGCTGGCCCGAGCGAAGTTTGCGTGCTGGCCGATGAAACGGCGGAAGCAAAATTTGTTGCGGCGGATTTGTTGTCACAGGCGGAACACGGCGTGGACAGCCAGGTGTTGTTGGTGAGCACTGGGTTGTCAATAGTAAATAAAGTGCAGCAAGAAGTTGAAAAACAGTTGTCGAATTTGAGCCGGAAAGAAATCGCTGTAAAGGCATTGACAAACAGCAAGGCCATTGTTGTAAACAACATCGACGAAGCGATTGACCTGGTGAACGAATACGCTGCCGAACATTTAATTATCAGTTGCAAGGACGCCGATGCAATTGCGGAGCGAATCACCAATGCCGGTTCGGTTTTTATTGGCAATTATTCACCCGAAAGTGTAGGTGATTATGCTAGCGGCACAAACCACACGTTACCAACAAATGGTTTTGCAAAAGCTTACAGCGGTGTGAGTGTGGACAGCTTTGTGAAAAAAATTACGTATCAAAAATTAAGTGAAGAAGGATTAAAAAATATTGCTTCCACCGTTGTGCAAATGGCGGAAGCAGAGGGGTTAGATGCGCATGCAAACGCGGTGAAGGTGAGAATGGCCGAGTAG
- a CDS encoding NAD-dependent epimerase/dehydratase family protein, whose amino-acid sequence MQVILGGGGAIGTELAKALKTYNTTIRIVSRTPKKVNEEDAIFAADLTDETAVNKAVEGADVVYLVAGLPYKLKVWQTQWPQIVRNVIRACEQQKAKLVFFDNIYLYGQESIGHLTEDAPVDPPSKKGKVRAQIAQLIFEEVKAGRLTAMIVRAADFYGPGINTSVLQETVYKNFRKGKAAFWMGDRSKIHSFTYTPDAARATALLGNTPDAYNQVWHLPTSDEKFTGNDWIDLFAQMMKVKRKAVTVSKPMVRLMGLFNPLMKEMVEMMYQNNRDYFFDSTKFKKRFPHFKTTSYENGTKEILAAE is encoded by the coding sequence ATGCAAGTTATCTTAGGCGGGGGCGGCGCCATCGGCACTGAATTAGCCAAGGCATTAAAAACATACAACACGACCATCCGTATCGTCAGCCGTACGCCGAAAAAAGTTAATGAAGAAGATGCAATTTTTGCCGCGGACCTTACCGATGAAACAGCCGTTAACAAAGCGGTAGAAGGCGCGGACGTTGTTTACCTCGTTGCCGGTCTGCCGTACAAATTGAAGGTCTGGCAAACACAATGGCCGCAAATCGTTCGCAACGTTATTCGCGCCTGCGAACAACAAAAGGCAAAGCTTGTTTTCTTCGACAACATTTACCTCTACGGGCAAGAAAGCATTGGTCATCTCACTGAAGACGCTCCCGTTGATCCACCGAGCAAAAAGGGAAAAGTTCGGGCGCAGATTGCCCAACTGATTTTTGAGGAAGTAAAGGCCGGAAGGTTAACGGCCATGATTGTCCGCGCGGCTGATTTTTACGGTCCCGGCATAAACACAAGCGTATTGCAGGAAACCGTTTACAAAAATTTCAGGAAAGGCAAAGCGGCTTTCTGGATGGGCGACCGCTCTAAAATTCATTCGTTTACGTATACACCCGATGCGGCCAGGGCCACTGCTTTACTGGGCAACACGCCGGATGCTTACAACCAGGTTTGGCACCTGCCAACCAGTGATGAAAAGTTTACCGGCAACGATTGGATTGATTTGTTTGCACAAATGATGAAGGTAAAACGCAAAGCCGTGACCGTTTCCAAACCGATGGTCCGTTTGATGGGATTGTTTAATCCGCTGATGAAGGAGATGGTGGAAATGATGTACCAGAACAACCGCGATTATTTTTTTGACAGCACAAAATTCAAAAAAAGGTTTCCTCATTTCAAGACCACGTCTTACGAGAACGGCACCAAAGAAATTTTAGCCGCAGAATAA
- the hisC gene encoding histidinol-phosphate transaminase, whose product MSFELNNLVRENIKVLKPYSSARSEFSGVANIFLDANENSFGSPLTKWYNRYPDPLQWELKKKIGSVKKIDAENMLLGNGSDECIDLLIRTFCNPQRDNIIICPPTYGMYEVYAHINDVPVKEVPLTTAYQLNLEALEEAVDANTKLIFFCSPNNPTGNSLDREAIEMVLNNFDGLVVVDEAYINYSRQRSFVADLKEYPNLVVMQTFSKAWGLAALRLGMIFASTEIVDVLNKIKPPYNINQATQELALKALDHLEDVNAMIKETVKEREILVKDLTAVSFVQKIYPSDANFVLVKMDNATAVYTYLKEQGIIVRNRSNVLLCEDSLRITVGTPEQNEQLVEALKNYQRK is encoded by the coding sequence ATGAGTTTTGAATTAAACAATCTTGTTCGGGAAAATATCAAGGTGCTTAAGCCTTATTCATCGGCACGCAGCGAGTTTAGCGGCGTGGCGAACATTTTTTTGGATGCAAACGAAAACAGTTTTGGATCGCCACTGACGAAGTGGTACAATCGCTACCCCGATCCTTTGCAATGGGAACTGAAAAAGAAAATTGGGAGCGTAAAAAAGATTGACGCCGAAAACATGTTGCTTGGCAACGGCAGCGACGAATGCATAGACTTGTTGATTCGTACTTTTTGCAATCCGCAGCGCGACAACATCATCATTTGTCCGCCCACGTATGGCATGTACGAAGTGTACGCACACATCAACGACGTGCCGGTGAAAGAAGTGCCGCTGACCACTGCCTATCAATTGAACCTTGAAGCGTTGGAAGAAGCGGTGGATGCAAACACAAAACTCATTTTCTTCTGTTCGCCCAACAATCCGACTGGCAACAGTTTGGACCGCGAAGCCATTGAAATGGTGTTGAACAATTTTGACGGTCTTGTGGTGGTGGACGAAGCCTACATCAATTACAGCCGCCAGCGTTCCTTTGTTGCAGACTTGAAAGAATATCCGAACCTGGTCGTGATGCAAACATTTTCCAAAGCCTGGGGCCTGGCGGCGTTGCGGTTGGGAATGATTTTCGCATCAACGGAGATTGTTGATGTTTTAAATAAAATCAAACCCCCGTACAACATTAACCAGGCCACGCAGGAACTGGCGTTGAAAGCACTCGATCATTTGGAAGACGTGAACGCCATGATTAAAGAAACGGTAAAGGAAAGGGAAATCCTTGTGAAGGATTTAACGGCTGTTTCGTTTGTTCAAAAAATTTATCCGTCGGATGCAAATTTTGTTTTGGTAAAGATGGACAACGCCACGGCTGTTTACACGTACCTGAAAGAACAAGGCATTATTGTTCGCAACCGCAGCAACGTGCTTTTGTGTGAGGACAGTTTGCGCATAACGGTCGGAACGCCGGAACAGAACGAACAATTGGTTGAGGCATTGAAAAATTATCAACGTAAATAA
- the hisG gene encoding ATP phosphoribosyltransferase has product MNLKLAIQKSGRLHEDSIKLLNDCGIAVKSSGSHLRTVADNFPLEVYFLRDDDIPQYVEDGVAHIGIVGENVLYEKEKKAAIIEALGFGKCRLSIAVKKTDEYGTAHFLQGKKIATSYPVLTQKFLNENKIDAEIHEISGSVELAPGIGLADAVCDLVSSGSTLFMNGLREVQTILKSQAVLVQHDSLGEDLLKIVGQLLFRIRAVKRAKNTKYVLLNAPNDALQKIISLLPGMKSPTVLPLADSGWSSVHSVLNEDEFWEKIEALRDAGAQGILVVPIEKMIV; this is encoded by the coding sequence ATGAACCTGAAACTGGCCATTCAAAAATCCGGTCGGCTGCACGAAGACAGCATCAAGCTTTTGAACGATTGCGGCATTGCCGTAAAAAGCAGTGGCAGCCATCTGCGCACCGTTGCCGATAATTTTCCGCTGGAAGTTTATTTCCTCCGCGACGACGACATCCCGCAATACGTGGAAGACGGCGTGGCGCACATCGGCATCGTGGGCGAAAACGTGCTGTACGAAAAAGAGAAAAAGGCAGCGATTATTGAAGCGTTGGGCTTTGGTAAATGCCGGCTTTCCATTGCCGTGAAAAAGACGGACGAATACGGCACCGCTCATTTTCTGCAAGGGAAAAAGATAGCGACGAGTTATCCTGTACTCACGCAAAAATTTTTGAACGAAAACAAAATTGACGCGGAGATTCACGAGATCAGCGGATCGGTAGAACTGGCGCCAGGCATTGGTTTGGCCGATGCGGTTTGCGATTTGGTGAGCAGCGGTTCCACGCTTTTTATGAATGGATTGCGGGAAGTGCAAACGATTTTAAAAAGCCAGGCCGTGCTGGTGCAACACGATTCGCTTGGCGAAGATTTGTTGAAGATTGTCGGGCAGTTGTTGTTCCGTATTCGTGCGGTAAAAAGGGCAAAGAATACCAAATACGTTTTGCTGAATGCACCCAACGATGCGCTGCAAAAAATCATTAGTCTTTTACCGGGCATGAAAAGCCCGACTGTATTGCCGCTTGCCGACAGCGGTTGGAGTTCGGTGCACAGCGTGCTGAATGAAGACGAGTTCTGGGAAAAGATTGAAGCGCTGCGAGACGCCGGCGCGCAAGGTATTTTGGTGGTGCCGATTGAGAAGATGATTGTGTGA
- the treS gene encoding maltose alpha-D-glucosyltransferase: MALSKTALSDKLHWYKDAIIYELHIKAFYDSNGDGIGDFGGLLQKLDYLQELGITAVWVLPFYPSPLRDDGYDIADYYTINPRYGNLEQFQQFLDEAHKRNLKVITELVINHTSDQHPWFQRARRAPKDSKERAYYVWSDDPKKYKDVRIIFTDYEASNWTWDPVAQQYYWHRFFHHQPDLNYDSEDVQAEIFKIIDYWCAMGVDGFRLDAVPYLYEREGTNGENLPETHAFLKRLRAHIDKKFPGICFLAEANMWPEDSASYFGNGDECHMNYHFPVMPRMFMALQREDRYPLTDIFDQTPPIPETCQWAVFLRNHDELTLEMVTDEERDFMYTVYAKDPKAKINLGIRHRLAPLMENDRRRIELMNSLLFSLPGTPVIYYGDEIGMGDNFYLGDRDGVRTPMQWSPDRNAGFSETNPQRLYLPVILDPQYHYESVNVETQRANTTSLFWFMKRIINMRKKFKAFSRGDMTFLHVNNPKILAFTRSYEDETLLIVSNLSKYAQPAEIDLREFKGYVPVEVFSHNSFPVIKESSLYFFTLAPHSYQWFVLQAPKTDASGERKHLKLNAAQWEDLFSGNTLEVLQNDVLPEYIQRMDWFTGKNKKLYATNLLAHTALPLAERDAEVLLIEVTFESGLPEYYQLPLLFNRAAEAKELLDKHPVATVAELTLNGEVGWLCDAVYTTAFQQALLKFMAEGKRFMASGEILFSATGDVEKFIGSHLEVTSTVQATSEMHTAITYNNAYFLKVYRRVDKGLHPDVELTRYLSEKAPSLTTKYAGDIVWTLNAGQFCLGMLEKLEENHGDGHRYMLERIANYLERILARDRNLLSAYPKAPKLSSPISFDELTDDLKEFVGANAAEYARLIGVRLAQVHKAFAAGIEKEFLPEEFSLHYQRSLFSSMLSLVREMSQAIERDAASLTDDVRDDVQTLGARREEMLTMLKKIYSKKFDVLKIRTHGNMGLTHVLLTGKDLLIHDFGGNPLRPFSERRLKRSPLRDVAATIRSLYYVAYEGFLTSSHMLSEEQKSLLPFASFWAQYMSNFFVRAYLDETKDIAFVPDNNADFEILMQSFLLENALHWFNYEIAHRPERVMIPLRIMQTIIE; this comes from the coding sequence ATGGCTTTATCAAAAACGGCATTGAGCGACAAACTGCATTGGTACAAAGACGCCATCATTTACGAACTCCACATCAAGGCTTTTTACGATAGCAACGGCGACGGCATCGGCGATTTTGGCGGGCTGCTGCAAAAACTCGACTACCTGCAAGAGCTTGGCATAACGGCTGTTTGGGTCTTGCCTTTTTATCCTTCCCCACTGCGTGATGACGGCTACGACATTGCCGATTATTACACCATCAACCCTCGCTACGGCAACCTCGAACAGTTTCAACAATTTCTTGACGAAGCACACAAGCGAAATCTAAAGGTTATTACCGAGCTTGTCATCAATCATACTTCCGATCAGCATCCCTGGTTTCAGCGGGCAAGGCGTGCGCCAAAAGATTCAAAGGAAAGAGCTTATTATGTTTGGAGCGATGATCCAAAGAAGTACAAAGACGTCCGCATCATCTTCACCGATTACGAAGCCTCTAATTGGACATGGGACCCGGTGGCACAGCAATACTACTGGCATCGCTTCTTTCATCATCAGCCCGACTTGAATTATGACAGCGAAGATGTACAGGCAGAGATTTTTAAAATCATTGATTACTGGTGCGCAATGGGTGTAGATGGCTTTCGGCTGGATGCCGTGCCCTACCTGTACGAACGCGAAGGAACGAACGGCGAAAACCTGCCCGAGACGCATGCTTTCTTAAAACGGCTTCGTGCGCACATTGATAAAAAATTCCCCGGCATTTGTTTTCTTGCCGAAGCCAATATGTGGCCCGAAGATTCGGCGTCTTATTTTGGCAACGGCGACGAGTGCCACATGAATTATCACTTCCCTGTGATGCCGCGCATGTTCATGGCATTACAACGCGAAGACCGTTATCCCCTCACTGATATTTTTGACCAAACGCCGCCCATACCAGAGACTTGCCAGTGGGCGGTGTTCCTGCGAAATCACGACGAGTTAACATTAGAAATGGTAACCGATGAAGAACGCGATTTCATGTACACGGTTTATGCAAAAGACCCAAAGGCAAAAATCAATTTGGGCATCAGGCACAGGCTTGCGCCTCTGATGGAAAACGACAGAAGGCGAATCGAGCTAATGAACTCCTTGTTGTTTTCCTTACCCGGCACGCCGGTAATTTATTACGGCGATGAAATAGGCATGGGTGATAATTTTTATCTGGGTGATCGCGACGGCGTTCGCACGCCCATGCAATGGTCGCCGGACAGAAATGCAGGCTTCTCCGAAACCAACCCACAGAGATTGTATTTGCCGGTGATTCTCGATCCGCAATACCATTACGAATCGGTGAACGTGGAAACGCAACGTGCCAACACAACCTCTTTGTTTTGGTTTATGAAGCGCATCATCAACATGCGCAAAAAGTTTAAAGCCTTCAGTCGCGGCGACATGACTTTTCTGCACGTGAACAATCCAAAGATTTTAGCTTTCACCCGCAGCTACGAAGACGAGACACTTCTGATTGTTTCCAATCTTTCCAAATACGCACAGCCGGCTGAAATTGATTTGCGTGAATTCAAAGGCTACGTGCCGGTAGAAGTTTTTAGCCACAACTCTTTCCCCGTTATCAAAGAAAGCAGCCTGTATTTTTTTACGCTGGCGCCACATTCGTATCAATGGTTTGTTTTGCAAGCGCCAAAGACAGATGCTTCAGGAGAAAGAAAACACCTGAAGTTAAACGCAGCGCAGTGGGAAGATTTGTTTAGCGGCAATACACTTGAGGTCTTGCAAAACGACGTGCTGCCCGAATACATTCAACGCATGGATTGGTTTACGGGCAAGAACAAAAAATTATACGCCACAAACCTGCTTGCACACACGGCTCTGCCGCTTGCCGAAAGAGACGCCGAAGTGCTCCTGATAGAAGTAACCTTTGAAAGCGGCTTGCCAGAGTATTACCAGTTGCCGCTTCTTTTTAACCGTGCTGCCGAAGCCAAAGAATTGCTGGATAAACATCCGGTCGCCACCGTTGCGGAGCTTACGCTTAACGGTGAAGTGGGTTGGCTTTGCGACGCCGTTTACACGACGGCATTTCAACAGGCGCTGCTAAAATTCATGGCCGAAGGAAAGCGTTTCATGGCCAGCGGTGAAATATTGTTTTCGGCAACGGGCGATGTAGAAAAGTTTATTGGCAGCCATTTGGAAGTAACCTCAACGGTGCAGGCTACCAGCGAAATGCACACGGCCATTACCTACAACAACGCATATTTCCTGAAGGTCTATCGCCGGGTGGATAAAGGCCTTCACCCCGATGTGGAGTTAACCCGTTACCTGAGCGAAAAAGCCCCAAGCCTCACCACCAAATACGCCGGCGATATTGTGTGGACTTTGAACGCCGGGCAGTTCTGTCTTGGCATGTTGGAAAAGCTCGAAGAAAATCACGGCGACGGCCATCGTTACATGCTTGAACGCATCGCCAATTATCTTGAACGCATTTTAGCCCGCGACAGAAATCTTCTTTCGGCTTATCCAAAAGCACCAAAGCTTTCTTCACCGATAAGCTTTGATGAATTGACTGATGACCTGAAGGAATTTGTTGGCGCCAACGCCGCGGAATACGCAAGACTTATTGGCGTGCGATTGGCGCAAGTGCACAAAGCCTTTGCAGCAGGCATCGAAAAAGAATTCTTGCCCGAAGAATTTTCCCTGCATTACCAGCGTTCGCTTTTTTCATCCATGCTCTCGCTGGTACGGGAAATGAGCCAGGCCATTGAAAGAGATGCGGCTTCGCTTACCGATGACGTTCGCGACGATGTACAAACGCTTGGCGCCAGGCGCGAAGAAATGTTAACCATGCTGAAGAAAATTTACAGCAAAAAGTTTGACGTACTGAAGATTCGCACACACGGCAACATGGGTCTTACTCATGTGTTGCTCACCGGCAAAGATTTGTTAATTCATGATTTTGGCGGCAATCCTTTGCGGCCCTTCAGCGAACGGCGTTTGAAACGTTCGCCGCTGCGTGACGTGGCCGCCACAATTCGATCCTTGTACTATGTTGCTTATGAAGGTTTCCTCACGTCGTCGCACATGCTATCCGAAGAACAAAAAAGCTTGTTGCCTTTTGCCAGCTTTTGGGCGCAGTACATGAGCAACTTTTTTGTACGAGCTTATTTGGATGAAACAAAGGACATTGCTTTCGTCCCAGACAACAACGCTGATTTTGAAATTCTGATGCAAAGCTTTTTACTGGAGAATGCACTGCACTGGTTTAATTACGAAATAGCTCACCGGCCCGAAAGAGTAATGATACCGCTGCGAATTATGCAGACCATAATTGAGTGA
- the hisB gene encoding bifunctional histidinol-phosphatase/imidazoleglycerol-phosphate dehydratase HisB, which produces MEQKKGKRVLFVDRDGTMIKEYPPLYQIDSLEKVTFYPFAIKYLSKIAEEMDYELVMVSNQDGLGTPKFPESDFWPAHNLVIQTFEGEGVFFKEQLIDRSFPEDNLPTRKPGTGMFGTYLNNPEYDIPNSYVIGDRITDVQLAKNLGCKALWLNNNPKLGGAEVKDSIEELRKIVAVETMHWKDFYDYLKKGPRVVKHVRKTAETEINIELNLDGSGKAAINTGLEFFNHMLDQIARHGLIDLTVDVKGDLEIDEHHTVEDTGLALGEAIVKALGDKRGIERYGFALPMDEVEAKVLIDFGGRPWIIWNADFHRERVGDVPTEMFFHFFKSFSDTAKCNLNIECKGENEHHKIEAVFKAFAKAIKMAVKKDPLKNYLPSTKGSL; this is translated from the coding sequence ATGGAGCAGAAGAAAGGCAAACGTGTTTTGTTTGTTGACCGCGACGGCACGATGATTAAAGAATACCCGCCGCTTTATCAAATTGATTCGTTGGAGAAAGTCACCTTCTATCCGTTTGCAATAAAATATCTGAGCAAGATTGCCGAAGAAATGGATTATGAATTGGTGATGGTATCGAACCAGGACGGATTGGGTACGCCAAAATTTCCCGAAAGCGATTTTTGGCCTGCGCACAACCTGGTCATTCAAACCTTTGAAGGCGAAGGTGTGTTTTTCAAAGAGCAATTGATTGATAGAAGTTTTCCTGAAGACAATTTGCCGACGCGAAAACCCGGCACAGGGATGTTTGGGACTTACCTGAATAACCCCGAATACGACATCCCAAATTCTTATGTGATCGGTGATAGAATTACCGACGTGCAACTGGCAAAGAACCTCGGTTGCAAAGCACTTTGGCTGAACAACAATCCAAAACTTGGCGGCGCAGAAGTAAAGGATTCGATTGAAGAATTAAGAAAGATTGTTGCGGTGGAAACAATGCACTGGAAAGATTTTTATGACTACCTGAAAAAAGGGCCAAGGGTTGTAAAGCACGTTCGCAAGACAGCGGAAACGGAAATTAATATTGAATTGAATTTAGACGGCAGTGGCAAGGCGGCAATCAACACAGGCCTTGAATTTTTCAACCACATGCTTGATCAAATCGCAAGGCATGGTTTGATTGATTTAACCGTTGATGTAAAAGGTGATTTGGAAATTGACGAGCACCACACGGTAGAGGACACCGGTCTTGCCTTGGGTGAAGCAATCGTAAAAGCGCTTGGCGATAAACGCGGCATCGAACGTTACGGTTTTGCATTGCCGATGGACGAAGTGGAAGCGAAAGTACTGATTGATTTCGGCGGTCGCCCCTGGATCATCTGGAACGCCGACTTTCACCGTGAAAGGGTAGGAGACGTGCCGACGGAAATGTTTTTTCATTTCTTCAAATCATTCTCCGATACGGCCAAATGCAATTTAAACATTGAATGCAAAGGCGAGAACGAACATCACAAAATTGAAGCGGTCTTCAAGGCATTTGCAAAAGCAATTAAAATGGCGGTGAAGAAAGACCCGTTGAAAAATTATTTGCCTTCAACCAAAGGAAGCTTGTAG
- a CDS encoding alpha/beta hydrolase, protein MRKLCFLLLSFFFASSLFAAIVDTVAIKSNAMNKTRKCVVIIPGNDRKAKNLFPTVYLLHGFGGNYSNWITKVPQLQAYADEYKILLVCPDGEFSSWYYDSPIDSSMRYETYIAKEVPAFIEAHYPVIKDRRARAISGLSMGGHGGLFLGFRHADFFGACGSMSGALLIERITRGYQVEKRLGDTANKQRYDEYSIMKQMESYPKDSLAIIMDTGTEDFIVEMSRAAHKKMLDLKIPHDYIERPGKHDWAYWRTAVQFQLLFFKNYFNRNFASKSST, encoded by the coding sequence ATGCGTAAACTGTGTTTTCTTCTCCTCAGCTTCTTCTTTGCTTCCTCTTTGTTTGCCGCTATCGTTGACACCGTTGCCATCAAAAGCAATGCAATGAACAAAACACGCAAATGCGTTGTAATAATTCCCGGCAATGACCGAAAAGCAAAAAATCTTTTTCCGACCGTTTACTTGTTGCACGGCTTCGGTGGCAATTACAGTAACTGGATAACCAAAGTGCCGCAATTGCAGGCTTACGCCGATGAATACAAAATTCTTCTCGTGTGTCCCGACGGAGAATTTAGCAGTTGGTATTATGACAGTCCGATAGACAGTTCGATGCGGTATGAAACCTACATTGCCAAAGAAGTTCCGGCTTTTATTGAAGCACATTACCCTGTAATTAAGGATCGAAGAGCAAGGGCCATTTCGGGTTTAAGCATGGGCGGCCACGGCGGCTTGTTTCTCGGCTTTCGTCACGCAGATTTTTTTGGCGCCTGCGGCAGCATGAGCGGCGCCTTGCTGATTGAACGCATCACCCGCGGTTACCAGGTAGAAAAACGCCTCGGCGACACGGCGAATAAACAACGTTATGACGAATACTCCATCATGAAACAAATGGAAAGTTATCCGAAAGATTCGCTGGCCATTATCATGGACACAGGCACAGAAGATTTTATTGTGGAGATGAGCCGTGCCGCGCACAAAAAAATGCTGGACTTGAAAATTCCGCACGATTACATTGAGCGTCCCGGCAAACACGATTGGGCTTATTGGCGCACAGCGGTACAGTTTCAGTTGCTGTTCTTTAAGAATTATTTCAACCGCAACTTTGCTTCCAAATCATCCACATAA